The Triticum aestivum cultivar Chinese Spring chromosome 7B, IWGSC CS RefSeq v2.1, whole genome shotgun sequence genome window below encodes:
- the LOC123158099 gene encoding uncharacterized protein produces MSSAPAPAPDSDHCDAGSIMADVLSKGRESCYKARDAFYACVEKHADKKPTEIATMGLLFPADCKKSRAQYVSSCRPSWVRHFDRQHCAKKRVQRLLDGDDDGRGPMSLPQPYTFKQ; encoded by the exons ATGTcttccgcccccgcccccgcccccgactcCGACCACTGCGACGCCGGAAGCATCATGGCCGACGTCCTCTCCAAGGGCCGCGAATCCTGCTACAAG GCCCGGGACGCCTTCTACGCGTGCGTGGAGAAGCACGCGGACAAGAAGCCCACCGAGATCGCCACCATGGGGCTCCTCTTCCCCGCCGACTGCAAGAAGTCCCGCGCCCAGTACGTCAGCAGCTGCCGCCCCTCCTGG GTGAGGCACTTCGACCGGCAGCACTGCGCCAAGAAGCGCGTGCAGAGGCTgctcgacggcgacgacgacggccggGGTCCCATGTCGCTGCCCCAGCCCTACACGTTCAAGCAATAA